GCCGGTAACCAGCACGGCGCCAATGACCACGTCGGCATCCCTTACGGCATCCGCAACGTCGGCCACGTGGGGGTAGAGGCCGGTCACGTTCGGACCGAGGCCGCGCATTTTCTCCAGCTTTTCCATATCCAGGTCAAACACGGTCACTTCCGCACCCATGCCGGCCATGATGGTCGCAGCCGCGCCACCGGACACACCGGCACCGAGAATCACGACCTTGCCGCGACGGGCAGCAGGAATACCGCCCAGCAGCACGCCCTTGCCATTGTGCGGGGCATGCAGCAGCGTCGTCGCCCACTGTGCCGACAGGCGGCCGGCGATGTCGGACATCGGCGCCAGCAACGGCAGTTTGCCGTCCACCTCGACGGTCTCGAACGCCACTGCCGTGCAACCGATGCGCTTCAGCTCTTCAGTCAGCTCCGGCTCGGCGGCCAGGTGGAGGTAACAGAACAGCAGGTGCTCCTTGCGGATGTGCTTCAGGTCTTCCTTGATGGGCTCCTTGACCTTGACGATCATCTCGGCCTGCTCGTAGAGCGCCTCGACCTGCTCGATCACTTCCACGCCCACGGCGCGGTAGTCGTCGTCGCTGTAACCGCTCTTCACGCCGGCACCGGACTCGATCATCACGGTGTGGCCTTCCTTGACCAGCCCGGAACAGGCGGCAGGGATCAGG
The DNA window shown above is from Gammaproteobacteria bacterium and carries:
- the ald gene encoding alanine dehydrogenase: MRIGIPRELKPLEGRVGLIPAACSGLVKEGHTVMIESGAGVKSGYSDDDYRAVGVEVIEQVEALYEQAEMIVKVKEPIKEDLKHIRKEHLLFCYLHLAAEPELTEELKRIGCTAVAFETVEVDGKLPLLAPMSDIAGRLSAQWATTLLHAPHNGKGVLLGGIPAARRGKVVILGAGVSGGAAATIMAGMGAEVTVFDLDMEKLEKMRGLGPNVTGLYPHVADVADAVRDADVVIGAVLVTGKKAPRVVTKDMVESMAPGSVVVDIAIDQGGCIETAKGTTWDNPTYEHKGVTHFTVTHMPGAVPRTSSQALSAAIARYASILAGGNWRNNEALVKGINVEGGKVVHPALLD